A region from the Brassica napus cultivar Da-Ae chromosome C8, Da-Ae, whole genome shotgun sequence genome encodes:
- the LOC106372747 gene encoding uncharacterized protein LOC106372747 yields MYKRGREATFHIITFQQSNSFSLIFQLVEFFAIFIDMTQGQLLATVGNKNGGEAARKPLRVTVPHFDNSALIQNYDKNLIGKCLNPEEQDVKALIIMLPKIWKVEDRVAGADLCLERFQFDFHNEEDIEEVLKMQPYHFDYWMISLVRWKPVMEKSYPTEITFWVRVLGVPLQYWAEPTFESIGGAIGNVVKVDLDYGRVKVVIDGTHCLCFETSVDFRGGEFYGGGEELIALRYEKLFGYCSTCFSLCHDMKQCSLNKESPQKEIEVREARTERGGERAASYKGVVINGHDGRQEQNKEDRDYQGKGKGKMYEEDEAKWVRVSGRGNKKLSADRSRFRGEELDSRHRRPIYELTRNSFQEGRYRSQGYRGMRRERSPRDHFPEQERSKGRTYEGTMRSTQLSGAGETQQEVHPQRDGDVILAHVNGLGSDQVRMGNEKVENGLDVVNEVMLEQENLVKADDMDTDENNSSLKEGEVTNGGEEEFQDVTDEEIDGNQGVTQGDIVASIEMSEEGELEKAENVGGEEKNKGVKKKLFKGGPLVVGTSKMRMVHSLISPRKRLPSKPNPKQGEGTKQGDGMKQGDGTKQGAEHGTSNPKPPINKH; encoded by the coding sequence atgtatAAAAGGGGAAGAGAGGCGACGTTTCATATCATCACCTTTCAACAAAGCAATTCCTTTTCTCTTATTTTCCAGTTGGTGGAGTTCTTTGCGATTTTCATTGATATGACTCAAGGACAGCTTCTTGCTACGGTTGGGAACAAAAATGGTGGTGAAGCAGCCCGCAAGCCCTTGAGAGTCACGGTGCCTCACTTTGATAACTCGGCGCTCATCCAGAACTATGACAAAAATCTGATCGGCAAGTGCTTGAACCCTGAGGAGCAAGACGTTAAGGCTTTAATCATCATGTTACCAAAAATCTGGAAGGTGGAAGATAGAGTTGCTGGAGCTGATCTTTGTCTTGAAAGGTTTCAGTTCGATTTCCACAACGAAGAGGATATCGAGGAGGTCCTGAAGATGCAGCCGTACCACTTTGATTATTGGATGATCTCTCTCGTGAGGTGGAAGCCAGTGATGGAAAAGAGTTACCCCACAGAAATTACTTTTTGGGTTCGTGTCTTGGGAGTTCCGCTCCAATATTGGGCAGAGCCGACTTTTGAGAGTATTGGAGGAGCTATAGGCAATGTTGTCAAAGTGGACCTTGACTACGGGAGAGTTAAAGTGGTCATCGATGGAACACATTGTCTCTGTTTCGAGACATCAGTTGACTTTCGCGGTGGAGAATTCTATGGAGGAGGGGAAGAGCTGATCGCTTTGAGATACGAGAAGCTTTTTGGCTATTGTTCTACGTGTTTCAGTCTCTGTCATGACATGAAGCAGTGCTCACTGAACAAGGAAAGTCCGCAGAAGGAGATAGAGGTGCGGGAGGCAAGAACTGAACGGGGAGGAGAGCGAGCTGCAAGTTACAAAGGGGTAGTTATCAATGGTCATGATGGTCGTCAGGAGCAAAACAAGGAGGATAGGGATTATCAAGGGAAAGGCAAGGGGAAAATGTATGAGGAAGATGAGGCAAAATGGGTCCGTGTGTCAGGAAGAGGGAATAAGAAGCTGAGTGCAGATAGAAGTCGTTTCAGGGGAGAGGAGCTAGATTCACGCCATCGCCGCCCCATATATGAGCTTACAAGGAACTCCTTTCAGGAGGGGCGTTACCGGTCTCAAGGGTATCGAGGTATGCGCAGAGAACGCAGTCCCAGAGATCACTTTCCAGAACAGGAGAGGAGTAAGGGGCGCACATATGAAGGTACCATGAGATCTACTCAACTGTCCGGGGCGGGTGAAACACAACAGGAAGTGCATCCACAGAGGGACGGCGACGTGATATTGGCACATGTCAACGGGCTAGGGTCTGATCAGGTACGTATGGGGAATGAGAAGGTAGAGAATGGACTTGATGTAGTCAATGAGGTTATGCTGGAACAGGAGAATTTGGTGAAAGCAGATGATATGGACACTGATGAGAATAACTCTTCACTGAAAGAGGGGGAGGTAACCAATGGTGGAGAGGAAGAGTTTCAGGATGTTACGgatgaggagattgatgggaaCCAGGGTGTTACACAGGGTGATATTGTCGCTAGCATTGAGATGAGTGAAGAGGGAGAGTTGGAAAAGGCTGAGAATGTGGGCGGGGAAGAAAAGAATAAAGGAGTTAAAAAGAAGCTTTTCAAAGGAGGGCCACTTGTGGTAGGAACTTCTAAGATGAGAATGGTGCATTCCTTAATTTCACCGCGCAAACGCCTTCCGAGCAAGCCCAACCCCAAGCAGGGTGAGGGTACGAAGCAAGGCGATGGCATGAAGCAAGGCGATGGCACGAAGCAAGGAGCGGAGCATGGTACTTCAAACCCCAAGCCTCCCATCAACAAACATTGA